In Phyllopteryx taeniolatus isolate TA_2022b chromosome 22, UOR_Ptae_1.2, whole genome shotgun sequence, one DNA window encodes the following:
- the LOC133472257 gene encoding uncharacterized protein LOC133472257 isoform X1, which produces MEYTHPRFEPKRPRASDEPVDPWEKSQTWSACDTVTQPVGGLSSPSKSLCRSAWRQADGWPILKFHCLDLAHTHARTHARTHTHTRALSYLQLRIIKTDFHAADLGSLAFVLHMREKIFKAPCVLLSLFTSLNLCCGQFGTPITDDVSKLSLLKHNIPSDYEIPLHYIPKEVAGACWVVLNVYPLEQSLRNLANMFGADSSNKENILVFIAMLKSLRFTFDHQELETAMQVFQCHYQEGSLKNELYFNYIEDILHVAGQETSKFSCKPPSCLSTANAPGDHMEGRDYVWWKRTPLLLVFIPVTACVVLIIWRVTSTRHLPEHAAEDIEMAPCDTVPSVTVSIPLQRAAHAHESR; this is translated from the exons ATGGAATACACCCATCCGCGTTTCGAGCCGAAGCGCCCACGCGCCAGTGACGAGCCGGTTGATCCGTGGGAGAAGTCTCAGACGTGGTCAGCGTGTGACACGGTGACTCAGCCCGTAGGCGGCCTCTCCAGTCCTTCAAAAAGCCTCTGCCGCTCTGCGTGGAGGCAGGCAGACGGCTGGCCCATCCTCAAGTTTCACTGCTTGgaccttgcacacacacacgcacgcacacacgcacgcacacacacacacacacgggctctCAGTTATCTCCAGCTTCGGATTATAAAGACCGACTTTCATGCAGCGGATTTGGGCAGCCTTGCATTTGTGCTCCATATGAGGGAGAAA ATCTTCAAGGCACCTTGCGTCCTCCTGAGTCTGTTCACAAGTTTGAATCTGTGCTGTGGACAATTTGGAACCCCGATAACTGATGATGTGAGCAAGCTGTCGCTTCTG AAGCACAACATCCCTTCCGATTATGAGATTCCGCTTCATTACATTCCCAAAGAAGTG GCTGGTGCGTGCTGGGTGGTGTTGAACGTCTATCCTTTGGAGCAAAGTCTTCGCAACCTGGCCAACATGTTTGGGGCCGACTCCTCCAACAAGGAAAATATCCTGGTCTTCATCGCCATGCTGAAGAGCTTGCGCTTCACGTTTGACCACCAGGAACTG GAAACCGCGATGCAAGTCTTCCAGTGTCACTACCAGGAGGGGAGCTTGAAGAACGAGCTGTATTTCAACTACATTGAGGATATCCTCCACGTTGCAGGTCAAGAGACATCCAAATTCTCCTGCAAGCCACCATCGTGTCTCAGTACAGCAAATGCACCAG GGGATCACATGGAAGGCCGTGATTACGTATGGTGGAAAAGAACGCCGTTGCTGTTGGTGTTCATTCCTGTAACGGCTTGCGTCGTTCTCATCATATGGCGG GTCACATCTACGAGACATTTACCGGAGCACGCTGCTGAGGATATAGAAATGGCACCTTGTGACACCGTTCCCAGCGTGACTGTCTCCATCCCGCTTCAAAGGGCCGCCCACGCCCATGAAAGCAGATGA
- the si:dkey-14d8.1 gene encoding zinc finger protein 35, with translation MERRSEGAGGGGPLPLASLRLMASPLQLTYSYMWQVIRQRNVSQYKKVEEFVTMVTQTVPELMSFKQTAQLVLGLRARIILDLLQREGQPDSRTIQTLINKLKIATHPGDAEVEKCQTNFMVLVQNLLKSATERKHFFKEVFPVQYGTKFDTALQTLTAGLVCKLEQLLPVPNLSQLSAMISSEPTNLDACGGFIPEGSDLKTLLLYQQAKGLLSGKATISSSVGECVLSSLAFRPKPVEPPPPPPPPPPPPPPPPPLQPVVSPPIASPLTDHDDLGDMSDQSDDMAVLVTASQVDTAASSGAAKGLPKTAVSEANLGLEAEQRKGDDEAVTVDKSEQPRTPLKSIPFKVVTVPMKTASPHSTVTKDGQKVQTQRVTLHQWVSQIATNTISLPALPPLPLDRLSDDDYSRPSIRRKKQIRPPADRFNCTMCDKSFPYQSKLMDHERIHTGEKPFACTSCNKSFRTQAFLNNHLKTHSTARPYACGQCGKCFAKLQSLTKHMLAHSGQKPFYCDICNKGFTQSTYFKRHMECHTSQMTFPCKHCNKSFPTSFKLSNHERWHTRDRPHMCERCGKRFLVPSLLKRHMGYHIGDRQYLCSQCGKTFVYLSDLKRHQQDHIPKAKIPCPVCQKKFSSKYCLRVHLRIHTRERPYRCSICEKSFTQVGNLKVHIRLHTNERPFSCEVCGKTYKLASHLNVHKRTHSCKKPWMCDTCGKGFTVPGLLKNHEQVHLREANPDLAAKRRNRGKQKKNSLKRKFDEEEEEGIDEY, from the exons ATGGAGAGGCGGTCCGAGGGCGCTG GCGGTGGAGGGCCTCTCCCCCTGGCCTCCCTCCGACTGATGGCCTCCCCGCTGCAGCTGACGTACTCCTACATGTGGCAGGTGATCCGCCAGAGGAACGTCAGTCAGTACAAGAAGGTGGAGGAGTTTGTCACCATGGTGACACAGACTGTTCCGGAGCTCATGAGTTTCAAACAGACGGCCCAGCTCGTCTTGGGTTTGAGGGCAAGG ATCATTTTGGATTTGCTCCAGAGGGAGGGTCAACCAGACTCCCGCACTATTCAAACACTAATAAATAAACTGAAGATCGCTACACATCCAGGG GATGCGGAAGTGGAGAAATGTCAAACCAACTTCATGGTGCTGGTCCAGAATCTGCTGAAAAGCGCCACAGAGAGGAAGCACTTCTTTAAG GAAGTGTTCCCAGTTCAGTATGGCACAAAGTTTGACACGGCGCTGCAGACTCTGACCGCCGGTCTGGTGTGCAAGTTGGAGCAACTGCTTCCTGTTCCCAATCTCTCCCAG CTCAGTGCCATGATCTCATCAGAGCCCACTAATCTGGACGCATGTGGGGGCTTCATCCCTGAAGGCAGCGACCTCAAAACTCTCCTCCTGTACCAGCAGGCCAAGGGCCTCCTGTCTGGTAAAG CAACCATCTCGTCTTCAGTGGGCGAGTGTGTGCTCTCGTCGCTAGCCTTCCGACCCAAACCTGTCGAGCCGcctccgccgcctcctcctcctcctcctcctccccctcctcctccccctctacAGCCCGTGGTCAGCCCCCCGATCGCAAGCCCTCTCACTGACCACGACGACTTAGGTGACATGTCAGACCAGTCGGATGACATGGCGGTCCTTGTTACCGCCTCTCAAGTCGATACCGCAGCCAGTAGCGGAGCCGCAAAGGGTCTCCCAAAAACAGCGGTTTCTGAGGCGAATCTGGGGCTGGAGGCGGAGCAAAGAAAAGGAGACGACGAGGCCGTGACGGTAGACAAGTCGGAACAGCCACGAACACCCTTGAAATCCATCCCCTTCAAGGTCGTGACGGTGCCCATGAAAACGGCGTCGCCGCATTCCACCGTGACAAAAGACGGCCAAAAGGTCCAAACGCAGCGAGTCACCCTGCACCAGTGGGTGTCGCAGATAGCCACCAACACCATCTCCCTCCCGGCCTTGCCGCCGCTCCCCCTTGACAGGCTTAGCGATGACGACTACTCCAGGCCGAGCATCCGGAGAAAGAAGCAAATCAGGCCCCCCGCCGACCGGTTCAACTGCACCATGTGCGACAAGAGCTTCCCTTACCAGTCCAAGCTCATGGACCACGAGCGCatccacacgggcgagaagcccTTCGCATGCACGTCGTGCAACAAAAGCTTCCGCACGCAGGCATTCCTCAACAATCACCTGAAGACGCACAGCACGGCGCGGCCGTACGCCTGCGGCCAGTGTGGCAAGTGCTTCGCCAAGCTGCAGAGCCTCACCAAGCACATGCTGGCCCACAGCGGCCAGAAGCCCTTCTACTGTGACATCTGCAACAAGGGCTTCACGCAGTCCACCTACTTCAAGAGGCACATGGAGTGCCACACCAGCCAGATGACGTTCCCGTGCAAGCACTGCAACAAGAGCTTCCCGACCTCCTTCAAGCTGAGTAACCACGAGCGCTGGCACACTCGAGACCGCCCGCACATGTGCGAGCGCTGCGGCAAGCGCTTCCTGGTGCCCAGCCTGCTGAAGCGACACATGGGCTACCACATTGGCGACCGCCAGTACCTCTGCTCCCAGTGCGGCAAGACTTTCGTTTACCTCTCAGACCTGAAACGACACCAGCAGGACCACATCCCCAAAGCCAAGATCCCGTGCCCCGTGTGCCAAAAGAAGTTCTCCAGCAAGTACTGCCTGAGGGTGCACCTGCGTATCCACACTCGCGAGAGGCCGTACCGCTGCTCCATATGCGAGAAGAGCTTCACGCAAGTGGGGAACTTGAAGGTCCACATCCGGCTGCACACCAACGAGCGGCCCTTCAGCTGCGAAGTGTGCGGCAAGACGTACAAGCTGGCGTCGCACCTCAACGTCCACAAACGGACTCACTCGTGCAAGAAGCCGTGGATGTGCGACACGTGCGGGAAGGGCTTTACCGTGCCGGGCCTGCTGAAGAACCACGAGCAGGTGCACCTGCGCGAGGCCAACCCGGACTTAGCTGCCAAGCGCAGGAACAGGGGCAAGCAGAAGAAAAACTCCCTCAAGAGGAAGtttgacgaggaggaggaggaaggcatCGACGAATACTGA
- the LOC133472257 gene encoding uncharacterized protein LOC133472257 isoform X2: MEYTHPRFEPKRPRASDEPVDPWEKSQTWSACDTVTQPVGGLSSPSKSLCRSAWRQADGWPILKFHCLDLAHTHARTHARTHTHTRALSYLQLRIIKTDFHAADLGSLAFVLHMREKIFKAPCVLLSLFTSLNLCCGQFGTPITDDKHNIPSDYEIPLHYIPKEVAGACWVVLNVYPLEQSLRNLANMFGADSSNKENILVFIAMLKSLRFTFDHQELETAMQVFQCHYQEGSLKNELYFNYIEDILHVAGQETSKFSCKPPSCLSTANAPGDHMEGRDYVWWKRTPLLLVFIPVTACVVLIIWRVTSTRHLPEHAAEDIEMAPCDTVPSVTVSIPLQRAAHAHESR; encoded by the exons ATGGAATACACCCATCCGCGTTTCGAGCCGAAGCGCCCACGCGCCAGTGACGAGCCGGTTGATCCGTGGGAGAAGTCTCAGACGTGGTCAGCGTGTGACACGGTGACTCAGCCCGTAGGCGGCCTCTCCAGTCCTTCAAAAAGCCTCTGCCGCTCTGCGTGGAGGCAGGCAGACGGCTGGCCCATCCTCAAGTTTCACTGCTTGgaccttgcacacacacacgcacgcacacacgcacgcacacacacacacacacgggctctCAGTTATCTCCAGCTTCGGATTATAAAGACCGACTTTCATGCAGCGGATTTGGGCAGCCTTGCATTTGTGCTCCATATGAGGGAGAAA ATCTTCAAGGCACCTTGCGTCCTCCTGAGTCTGTTCACAAGTTTGAATCTGTGCTGTGGACAATTTGGAACCCCGATAACTGATGAT AAGCACAACATCCCTTCCGATTATGAGATTCCGCTTCATTACATTCCCAAAGAAGTG GCTGGTGCGTGCTGGGTGGTGTTGAACGTCTATCCTTTGGAGCAAAGTCTTCGCAACCTGGCCAACATGTTTGGGGCCGACTCCTCCAACAAGGAAAATATCCTGGTCTTCATCGCCATGCTGAAGAGCTTGCGCTTCACGTTTGACCACCAGGAACTG GAAACCGCGATGCAAGTCTTCCAGTGTCACTACCAGGAGGGGAGCTTGAAGAACGAGCTGTATTTCAACTACATTGAGGATATCCTCCACGTTGCAGGTCAAGAGACATCCAAATTCTCCTGCAAGCCACCATCGTGTCTCAGTACAGCAAATGCACCAG GGGATCACATGGAAGGCCGTGATTACGTATGGTGGAAAAGAACGCCGTTGCTGTTGGTGTTCATTCCTGTAACGGCTTGCGTCGTTCTCATCATATGGCGG GTCACATCTACGAGACATTTACCGGAGCACGCTGCTGAGGATATAGAAATGGCACCTTGTGACACCGTTCCCAGCGTGACTGTCTCCATCCCGCTTCAAAGGGCCGCCCACGCCCATGAAAGCAGATGA
- the LOC133472257 gene encoding uncharacterized protein LOC133472257 isoform X3, with amino-acid sequence MQRCHLLGSIFKAPCVLLSLFTSLNLCCGQFGTPITDDVSKLSLLKHNIPSDYEIPLHYIPKEVAGACWVVLNVYPLEQSLRNLANMFGADSSNKENILVFIAMLKSLRFTFDHQELETAMQVFQCHYQEGSLKNELYFNYIEDILHVAGQETSKFSCKPPSCLSTANAPGDHMEGRDYVWWKRTPLLLVFIPVTACVVLIIWRVTSTRHLPEHAAEDIEMAPCDTVPSVTVSIPLQRAAHAHESR; translated from the exons atgcaacgctgCCATCTACTGGGATCT ATCTTCAAGGCACCTTGCGTCCTCCTGAGTCTGTTCACAAGTTTGAATCTGTGCTGTGGACAATTTGGAACCCCGATAACTGATGATGTGAGCAAGCTGTCGCTTCTG AAGCACAACATCCCTTCCGATTATGAGATTCCGCTTCATTACATTCCCAAAGAAGTG GCTGGTGCGTGCTGGGTGGTGTTGAACGTCTATCCTTTGGAGCAAAGTCTTCGCAACCTGGCCAACATGTTTGGGGCCGACTCCTCCAACAAGGAAAATATCCTGGTCTTCATCGCCATGCTGAAGAGCTTGCGCTTCACGTTTGACCACCAGGAACTG GAAACCGCGATGCAAGTCTTCCAGTGTCACTACCAGGAGGGGAGCTTGAAGAACGAGCTGTATTTCAACTACATTGAGGATATCCTCCACGTTGCAGGTCAAGAGACATCCAAATTCTCCTGCAAGCCACCATCGTGTCTCAGTACAGCAAATGCACCAG GGGATCACATGGAAGGCCGTGATTACGTATGGTGGAAAAGAACGCCGTTGCTGTTGGTGTTCATTCCTGTAACGGCTTGCGTCGTTCTCATCATATGGCGG GTCACATCTACGAGACATTTACCGGAGCACGCTGCTGAGGATATAGAAATGGCACCTTGTGACACCGTTCCCAGCGTGACTGTCTCCATCCCGCTTCAAAGGGCCGCCCACGCCCATGAAAGCAGATGA
- the ints13 gene encoding integrator complex subunit 13, with translation MKMFSVAHKTVFVVDHCPYMAESSRQQVECDVLTKSRGQGVIPLAPVSKSLWTCAVECSMEYCRILYDIYPLDKLINYIVSDSEFHLLNSWKRDYQSTHELMSSLAAVGPPNPREDPECCSILHGLVAAVESLCKITELQHEKRIALMDTAERVANRGRIICLTNAKSDTHVRMLEDCIQETILEQNKLAAGSDRLMGIQQCELVLIHIYPQGDDTLVSDRAKKEVSPLLTSEVHSVRAGRHLATKLNILVQQHFDLASTTITNIPMKEEQHANTSANYDVELLHHKDAHMEFFKSGDLHMAGTSTRENGLKETVTLKWCTPRTISIELHYCTGAYRISPTDVNSRPSSCLTNFLLNGRSVLLEQPRKSGSKVISHMLSCHGGEIFLHVLNNNRSMLEDPPSISEGCGGRVTDYRITDFGEFMKENRLTPVSEASHHPAAKLPAERAKAQLERHTRYWPMIISQTTIFNMQAVVPLANLIVKEALTEEDVLTCQKTVYNLVDMERKNDPLPISTVGSRGKGPKRDEQYRIMWNELETLVKTHAGATDRHQRVLECIVACRSKPPEEEERKKRGRKREDREDRAEKNVAKDVEDKSWKDSERVKSVPDKEDQESEVIKDSPDSPEPLIKKPRLATDEVEAPEGAKGPVSLLSLWTNRITAKSRKRRELIGRARSVNSKFELYQHLKDENGMDIHENGKASR, from the exons ATGAAgatgttctcagtggctcaCAAGACTGTCTTTGTGGTGGACCACTGTCCCTACATGGCTGAGTCCAGTCGCCAGCAGGTGGAGTGTGATGTGCTGACCAAGAGCCGAGGCCAAGGAGTCATCCCTTTGGCCCCAGTGTCCAAATCCCTGTGGACGTGCGCCGTGGAGTGCTCTATGGAGTACTGCCGCATCCTGTATGACATTTATCCACTGGACAAACTG ATTAATTACATTGTGAGTGACTCAGAGTTCCACCTCTTGAATAGCTGGAAACGTGATTACCAAAGCACTCATGAG CTCATGTCATCTCTGGCCGCGGTGGGGCCACCCAACCCGCGCGAAGACCCCGAGTGCTGCAGCATCCTGCACGGGCTGGTGGCGGCGGTGGAGTCGCTGTGCAAGATCACCGAACTGCAGCACGAGAAGCGCATCGCCCTGATGGACACGGCCGAGAGGGTCGCCAACAGGGGTCGTATTATCTGTCTAACGAATGCTAAGAG TGACACTCACGTGCGCATGTTGGAAGACTGCATTCAGGAGACCATCTTGGAGCAAAACAAGCTAGCAGCAGGATCAGACAG GCTGATGGGCATCCAGCAGTGTGAGCTGGTCCTCATTCACATTTACCCCCAGGGGGATGACACGCTGGTGTCGGACCGGGCCAAGAAAGAG GTGTCGCCTCTGCTGACCAGCGAGGTCCACAGCGTCCGCGCAGGAAGACACTTGGCCACCAAGCTCAACATTCTGGTGCAGCAGCACTTCGACTTGGCCTCCACCACCATCACTAACATCCCCATGAAG GAAGAGCAGCACGCCAACACGTCGGCCAATTACGACGTGGAGCTCCTGCATCACAAGGACGCCCACATGGAGTTCTTTAAAAGTG GAGACTTGCATATGGCCGGCACCAGCACGCGGGAAAATGGACTCAAAGAAACGGTCACATTGAAATGGTGCACGCCGCGGACCATCTCCATAG AACTGCATTATTGCACGGGAGCTTATCGCATCTCCCCCACTGACGTCAACAGTCGTCCTTCGTCATGTCTGACCAACTTTCTCCTCAATG GTCGATCGGTGCTCCTGGAGCAGCCGAGGAAGTCGGGGTCAAAGGTCATCAGCCACATGCTCAGCTGCCACGGAGGAGAGATCTTCCTGCACGTGCTCAATAACAACCGTTCCATGCTGGAGGACCCGCCCTCCATCAGTGAGGGCTGTGGCGGCCGAGTGACAGACTATCGCATCACT GACTTTGGCGAGTTCATGAAGGAAAACCGCCTGACTCCCGTTTCCGAGGCCTCCCATCATCCGGCGGCGAAGCTGCCAGCGGAGCGGGCCAAAGCTCAGCTTGAACGCCACACGCGTTACTGGCCCATGATCATCTCCCAGACCACCATTTTCAACATGCAGGCA GTGGTTCCTCTGGCTAACCTGATCGTGAAAGAGGCTCTGACTGAGGAGGACGTTCTCACCTGCCAGAAGACCGTCTACAACCTGGTGGACATGGAGAGGAAAAACGACCCGCTTCCTATCTCCACTGTGGGTTCCAGAGGCAAAGGCCCCAAGAG AGACGAGCAGTACCGTATAATGTGGAACGAGCTGGAGACTTTAGTGAAAACCCACGCCGGGGCCACCGACAGGCACCAGAGGGTCCTGGAATGCATCGTCGCCTGCCGCAGTAAACCTCccgaggaagaggagaggaagaagCGAGGAAGGAAGAGGGAGGACAGGGAAGACCGGGCAGAGAAAAACGTGGCCAAGGATGTCGAGGACAAAAGCTGGAAGGACTCAGAAAG ggTGAAAAGTGTGCCGGATAAAGAGGATCAGGAGTCGGAAGTCATCAAGGATTCACCGGACTCACCAGAGCCCCTCATCAAGAAACCCCGCCTGGCCACTGACGAGGTTGAAGCACCAGAGGGCGCAAAAG GTCCCGTCTCGCTCCTCTCTCTGTGGACCAATCGGATCACTGCCAAGTCCAGGAAGCGCCGGGAGTTAATAGGCAGAGCGCGCTCAGTCAACAGCAAGTTCGAGCTGTACCAGCACCTCAAAGATGAAAACGG AATGGACATTCATGAAAATGGCAAGGCGTCCAGATGA